The following nucleotide sequence is from Paenibacillus odorifer.
TTTGCGCTCTTTCTATCGTGTTTTTAAAAATGAATACGGGATAACCCCCAATGAATTTCGCCGAAAAGTATCGAAGGAGTGTGTAGAATGAAAATGCTGAAGATGGCTTATATTCTATTTGACGGAATGACTACGTTAGATTTTGTTGGTTTTTACGATGCGGTTACCCGGATGGGAGTTCTAAAGGCGATAGAAAATGTATCGTGGGATTTTTGTTCCAACAAGGAAGAAGTCACGGATGATCGAGGATTGACGTTGAAAATAAACCAGGTTTCCCCTGATCTGTCAGCCTATGATTTGATATTTATCCCTGGAGGGTTATCCACTCGACAACTTAGATTCGATACTGATTTTATAACATGGATTCAGACTGCTCGAGAGGTTGAATACAAGGTGTCAGTGTGTACAGGGGCTTTGATTTTGGGAGCTGCCGGTTTCTTAAATCAGAAGAAGGCGACTACCAACCCTTCTGCATATGAACTATTAGCACCTTATTGTTCCGAAGTAGTTAAGGAACGGTTCGTAAGGGATGGAAATGTTTTTACTGGGGGAGGAGTAGCAGCTTCGATTGATCTGGGTTTATATTTCATAGAATCGCTTACTAATGAAAATGTAGTTCGAGAAATTCAAGAGAAGATGGATTACCCATATTACAAGCCAATTAACCCTTCCAAAGGGAAATCATAACTATAATATATGGGAATTAATGATATAATATCCAAAGTGAAATAATTAAGGTGATGAATAGAGGTGTAAGTATGTTGGACACAAACTGCCAGTTTTTCCTTTTCTATTTATTTCGATAAAAAGTCAAAAGGAAAAGTATAAACTTGAAGTACTAGATGATAGTGTAGTAATTGGTGAAACAAATATTACGTGTGGTTCCTTGAAAAAAATTGTGATTCATAATCCTATTTCAATATTTTTTCATATGATTCCGGCTCAAAAAAAGAAAAAAATAATTACGATACAGGTAAATAAGGATGAAGCAAAGGATCGAAAAACAATATTAGAAGAGCCACTTAGTCCCAGAAGAGATGTTGAAGATATGAGGTGTCACGATGAAGATAGGGAAACCGATTAGAAAGAAGATATACGGATTTATTTTGCAAGACAATGAAGTTGGAGAAAAGACCTTATTAGTCTATCTTAATGAACCAGAAGTACCCTTTAGATTAGTAGGTGGAAATATCGATGCCGGGGAAACAGAAGAAGAAGCGTTATTCAGGGAAATTCAAGAAGAAAGTGGACTTAAACAATTTAAATTAGTAAAGAAAATAGGCACACAATATTATTATAAGGATTTTATAGATGCGAATGTCGAAAGACATGACTACCTTCTAATTCCAGAAACGAGATTACCTGAAAAGTGGAGCTTCACTGGAGAAGGAGAAGGTGAAGACTATGGGACTATTTTTAACTACCAATGGATAAATCAAGATGAAATATACTTATTAGACAAAGAGTTTAGAGAATACATGACGGAAGATTACATGCAAGAATTATTCAGCAAGGTAAAAAGGTAATCCATCTAAACCAAGTGCGAAATGATAATTTAAAAAAATCGGCTGTAAGTATAAAAAGCATAAAGATGGTGGGATTATTTTGCGTGCAGTTAAGCCTATAATGTTATGGTTTATTTCGACGATTTTATTCACCCTGGCAGCCTTTGGATTGGAGCTTTGGGAAGGAACTAAAATAAGTACAACAGAATATTACGGTTTTCAAAACATTGGGTTTGCTTTTATTTTTCTGATGTTCCTTTTTTCAGTTCTTCTTTACCCGGTTATACTGCTTCCTTTATCATGGGTTATTCGAAAGATAGTTAATCCTTTAATAAGCCGCATAATGATATTCTTATTGAGTGGTATTGCGGGATATGGTTTCTTTTACGAGGTGTACGATGAACGCTATACGGGAATACCATTTGAATAGTAGTACAGCTATTATTTTTTTCGGAATTGCTGGTTTCATTTATGTTCTGGTGGATTACTATTTTGAGCGGCAAGCCATTAAAGCCGAACAAAATCCCTGCTAACCGTGGCGGCCGGCAGGGACTTTATTTTTTAATCTAAGTATTAGGTAATTTGTCAACCTCATCAGTAAAAGCTTCCAAGTACTGGGTGAATATTCCTGTATCTATTTTGGTGTTTGCATCATTTGCAATAGGAGGCGTATCTTGGATTTGTTTGTACATACGATCCATCTCACCCGTGAGCTTAGCCCAGATGCTTTTAATTGAATCATATTTTGCATCAAGGTTGTTGATATAATTATCGTACTCCATTTTTTGGTTCATCGCTTTTGCTAATTGCTCGATTGTAAAATCTATATCTATTGTTTGACCCGTAGAGCCAGTTCCTGAACCTGCATACCAGCTGATATCAACAAATCCATCATTCCAAATATCTGAAACGACAAAATTACTGATTTCTTTAAGCGTCGCTTCAGGAGACTGTTCAGTTGTACCTGCATTACCTGAATCTGAAGTATTAATTACAGGTTCCTTAAAGAGTTTCCTCACTTCGTTAAATGCATCCTTGTCCTTGTCATTAGACGAATATCCCCAACCAACTTTATCATCCTTAATAAAAATGATAAGTTCGCTATTGGAGGAAGACTTCTCACCTTGGATAAGCACGAGTTTATCTTTTCCGCCATCTTTGTCCGTATAATCAGCTGTTTCAATTACTGTAGGATTCTTAAGTTTATTATTCTCGGGTGTCTCAGTAGATTCAGCCATTTGGAAAATGGGTTGTACATCTGGAAGTATATTTTCGGATACGAATTTCTTTTTCGCTTCGATATCTGAACCATTGAGGAAAATCTCCACATAGTTGAGAGCCAGTTTCTCGGAAGCTGTAAGTTTCTTTTTTGGCTCAGGAGTGGGCTCTGAAGGGCTGGCTGTTGCTTCGGACGGTGTAACTCCTGTAGACGTTGTATTTTTTTTCTCTGAATTTGTTGTGGAACTACCACATCCTGAAAGGATTACAATAGTTGCCACGATACATAAAAAAGCTTTTTTGTTCAATCTTATATCCCCCTAAATCTGCTAATAATTGCTAGTTGATTCTACCAGATATAGGAATAGTAATCTATGAATTTTAATTTATGACGGAACCAATATATTAGATTAGCGTGCTTTATTTTTCGGAGGTGAACATTTTGCTGAAAGTACTAAGGGTGTGCGGTATTTTATTCAGTGCAGCAACAATCATTCTGGGAATCACATTTTTCCGCGGTCAGGATCAAGTGATAATCTCTTGGACTATGCTGGGGATGTGCGGAGCTTTAATATTTAATGGAGCGGCATTGTATTTGAAAACTAAAGATAAAATGGCTGTGCTATCCTCGATTGTTGGGATTGTACTGTTAATAGTCAGTCTCGCTTACTCAGTTTCCTTTTTGAAAATTAAAAACAACCTCGTCAACCTTAATGGGTCGGTGGGGCTGTTTTACGTTATTTTCCTTTATATTTATTTCTTTTTCTTCTTTGTGGGTCCGATCTGGCGTCTTACCTTATCGTTCTCATCTACCTCAATAATATAAATCTCCTTCACTGTACCGGAGAGAGTAAACCATTCACGCATAGCTTCAACCTCGGTCATCGGTCCTAATATTCGTTTCCCCCTATAACATATAAAAAACACTCATACTCCTTAGTTTGTTTGCGGAAATGCAATAAATGCTTATAAAACAAATTATAAACCTGAGCGATGACTTTGTATGTAATAATTCATGCCTGGCGGGATATTTTTACATTGATTAACGAACGTACGTTTGGTTATAATACAAACAAATGTTCTTATCCTTGGAAGGTGAGTAATTATGCAAATAAGAATCGGTCAAACCATTGAAATAGTGTACCAAGATAAATCAGGTAAGATATCTCAACGTAAAATTGAAGTGAAAGGGATTCGTGGAGAATATATTCGCGCAACTTGCTTATCAACCGGAGCTCCGCGCGTATTTCTGGAGGCTAATATTCTTGCTTGGCAGCCTGTGCAAATGAAGCGACATGCTTAGTGACACCGCCCGAAAGCTACTAATGATCATGCGCCACTCTGCCGTGCATCATGCTCATATGCCAACTTTACAGGAGTTAGAAATCAAGAGTGGACGGACACCAAGTAAGATCATTAGTGGGCTTAGGGAATTAGTTAACGAAAAATATATAGAATGGACCCCGCACACTCCACCAGAGAGCGCCCGAATTATTGAAGGCTGGGAAAGGATTGACCCTAGGTTTAAAAAGAGAAAGTCAGAGCCACAAGAGCTCCAGTGGGGGATAGATGGTAGTAAAACGAATTACTGGACGGACTATTAGGAGGGCAACTTCATGATGAAAAAATTAGAGAACGTATGGGAGTGTAGCAGAATGATATTGCCCGAACATAAAAACCGGATTATAGATGACAATAATGAGCAGGAACGTCGTGAAAAACCCACTCTAGATCTACAGGAGATAGAGCGCTTCGAAAAATTGTTATATCGTTCTATGGAAGAGCACAGCCCGATTACACTCACTCTGTTTGATCCCATGGAGAATATATTAAAACGAGGTATCGTGATGAAACTGGATAAACAACAGGGAATTAAACTCCGCTGGTCGGAGGATGAGTGGGATTGGTTCAAGATGGAGGATGTTATTGCAATAACTACATAATTCACTTAATAAAAAACAGGTTAGGAGCA
It contains:
- a CDS encoding DJ-1/PfpI family protein, whose protein sequence is MKMAYILFDGMTTLDFVGFYDAVTRMGVLKAIENVSWDFCSNKEEVTDDRGLTLKINQVSPDLSAYDLIFIPGGLSTRQLRFDTDFITWIQTAREVEYKVSVCTGALILGAAGFLNQKKATTNPSAYELLAPYCSEVVKERFVRDGNVFTGGGVAASIDLGLYFIESLTNENVVREIQEKMDYPYYKPINPSKGKS
- a CDS encoding NUDIX domain-containing protein; amino-acid sequence: MKIGKPIRKKIYGFILQDNEVGEKTLLVYLNEPEVPFRLVGGNIDAGETEEEALFREIQEESGLKQFKLVKKIGTQYYYKDFIDANVERHDYLLIPETRLPEKWSFTGEGEGEDYGTIFNYQWINQDEIYLLDKEFREYMTEDYMQELFSKVKR
- a CDS encoding YolD-like family protein, producing the protein MMKKLENVWECSRMILPEHKNRIIDDNNEQERREKPTLDLQEIERFEKLLYRSMEEHSPITLTLFDPMENILKRGIVMKLDKQQGIKLRWSEDEWDWFKMEDVIAITT